In Zobellia roscoffensis, the following are encoded in one genomic region:
- a CDS encoding UDP-3-O-(3-hydroxymyristoyl)glucosamine N-acyltransferase: MKFPQPQELKTIAELIKCDYVGADDFLVLGMNEIHVVQNGDIVFVDHPKYYDKALASKATIVLINKKVDCPEGKALLISDDPFRDFNKLSLHFKPFERATRTVAVSADIGEGTIIQPNAFVGNHVKIGKNCLIHANVCLYDNCVIGDNVIIHSGSVLGGDAFYYKNRPEGFDKLISCGRVVIENNVEIGALCTIDKGVTGDTTIKKGTKLDNQVHVGHDTVIGEKCLIASQTGIAGCVIIEDEVTLWGQVGTNSGITIGKKAVIMGQTGVTKSVAGGKSYFGTPIEESREKLKQLAYVKKIPSILKKLEE, encoded by the coding sequence TTGAAATTTCCACAACCACAAGAGTTAAAGACTATTGCTGAATTGATCAAATGTGATTATGTTGGCGCTGATGATTTTCTGGTTTTGGGTATGAACGAGATTCATGTGGTTCAGAATGGTGATATTGTTTTTGTAGATCATCCCAAATATTATGATAAGGCATTGGCCTCAAAGGCAACCATTGTACTTATCAATAAAAAAGTAGATTGCCCTGAGGGAAAAGCACTTTTAATTTCAGACGACCCTTTCAGGGATTTTAATAAGCTTTCACTTCACTTTAAACCATTTGAAAGAGCAACGAGAACAGTTGCTGTTTCCGCTGATATAGGAGAGGGAACTATTATTCAACCTAATGCTTTTGTTGGAAATCATGTAAAAATTGGAAAGAACTGTTTGATTCATGCAAACGTCTGTTTATATGATAATTGCGTGATTGGAGATAACGTTATTATTCACTCAGGTTCTGTTCTAGGTGGAGATGCATTTTATTACAAAAACAGACCAGAAGGCTTTGATAAGCTTATTTCTTGTGGCCGTGTCGTAATTGAGAATAATGTTGAAATTGGCGCTCTTTGCACTATAGATAAAGGTGTTACTGGTGATACGACCATAAAAAAAGGTACAAAGTTAGATAATCAAGTGCATGTTGGGCATGACACCGTAATTGGTGAAAAGTGCTTGATAGCCTCGCAAACCGGCATTGCGGGTTGTGTAATTATTGAAGATGAAGTAACGCTATGGGGCCAAGTAGGAACCAATAGTGGAATTACAATAGGAAAGAAAGCGGTTATAATGGGGCAGACAGGAGTGACCAAATCTGTTGCGGGCGGCAAGAGTTATTTTGGTACGCCTATTGAAGAATCACGTGAAAAGCTGAAACAATTGGCTTATGTGAAGAAAATTCCGTCTATTCTTAAAAAATTAGAAGAATAA
- the efp gene encoding elongation factor P, with amino-acid sequence MASTSDIRKGLCIRYNNDIYKIIEFLHVKPGKGPAFVRTKLRSVSTGKVLDNTFSAGHKIEDVRVETRSYQFLYPEGETFHFMNTDDYNQITLQESSLDSPGLLKEGEIVKILFNTEDSMPLSVEMPASVVLEVTYTEPGVKGNTATNATKPAKVETGAEVNVPLFINEGDKIKVETEKGTYMERVKE; translated from the coding sequence ATGGCATCAACATCAGATATTAGAAAAGGACTTTGTATTCGCTACAACAATGATATTTACAAAATTATTGAATTTTTACACGTAAAACCGGGTAAAGGTCCAGCCTTTGTGCGTACGAAGTTGAGAAGTGTTTCCACTGGAAAAGTATTGGACAATACATTTTCTGCCGGTCATAAAATAGAAGATGTCCGTGTTGAAACGCGTTCGTACCAGTTTTTGTATCCTGAAGGAGAAACTTTTCACTTTATGAATACAGATGATTATAACCAAATTACGCTTCAGGAAAGTTCGTTAGATTCTCCTGGTTTGTTAAAAGAAGGAGAGATTGTAAAAATTCTTTTTAATACGGAAGATAGTATGCCTTTATCAGTAGAGATGCCGGCTAGTGTTGTCTTGGAAGTTACTTATACAGAGCCTGGTGTAAAAGGAAATACAGCTACTAATGCAACAAAACCTGCGAAAGTAGAAACAGGGGCAGAGGTAAATGTTCCTTTGTTCATTAATGAAGGCGATAAAATTAAGGTAGAAACGGAAAAAGGAACATACATGGAACGTGTTAAGGAGTAA